The DNA segment GTCGAAACTGGGTCGTTGAGCTTGTCGAAACTGGGTCGTTGAGCTTGTCGAAACTGGGTCGTTGAGCTTGTCGAAACTGGGTCGTTGAGCTTGTCGAAACGAGGCATTGAAAGAAGAATGATGATTGGATTCATGTATATTTTGAAATGTGCAAACGGTTTGTATTACACCGGAAGTACAAATGATTTGCAACGGCGGTTACAACAGCATCAGAATGGAGAGGGTGCTAATTTCACAAAAAAGTATTTACCGGTTGAATTGGTTTATTGTGAGCAATTTCAAAGAATAGACGAAGCGTTCTATCGTGAAAAGCAAGTGCAAGGATGGAGTAGGAAAAAGAAAGAAGCT comes from the Bacteroidota bacterium genome and includes:
- a CDS encoding GIY-YIG nuclease family protein yields the protein MIGFMYILKCANGLYYTGSTNDLQRRLQQHQNGEGANFTKKYLPVELVYCEQFQRIDEAFYREKQVQGWSRKKKEALINGEYEKLPELSKNYAQKGTLQQAQGTVENNAR